From the genome of Chanos chanos chromosome 5, fChaCha1.1, whole genome shotgun sequence, one region includes:
- the LOC115812398 gene encoding carbohydrate sulfotransferase 15, protein MTAQIRILCLSPLARSCLTLLPVSGCECDPRYAVTDCTMTQTEYKYSLLSSSSEDYRRRPLLLQVDHSPMSLFAVLEVKRGPTLWQRSGTPTCLRRVKIYGMLLGLVLTLFIMASYILTGDRRSLLLTPSPYQFEPSVNFAALPFNLSSARDYATIKQVVRNIASKLEFTPRKLPDLKALVSSEPHLFSVIPREFLPNVKNPCWYEEFSGNITSNPYRTNLYLHYSRHLRSMFEYLRHAYREHLLLRGGKYYRMRCLPYFYIIGQPKCGTTDLYDRLRHHPEIRFSTFKEPHWWTRKRFGIIRPSEGFRHRYPVEDYLDLFDLAAYQIQDHLMANGSENPHQHSIITGEASASTLWDNNAWVYFYDNATEMEPPFLIQDFVHALQPQARFIVILRDPVERLYSDYLYFSAANKSVEDFHEKVSESLQLLEGCLQEYSLRSCVYNTTLNNAMPVRLQVGLYIVYILDWLSVFPRDQILILRLEDHASNREITMRKIFDFLTLAPLTTQQEAKITKSPASNTRRLSDRNLGPMLPITKNILRDFYSPFNQKLAKVLRNDSFLWLDHSKSS, encoded by the exons ATGACAGCACAGATCCgcatcctctgtctttctcctctggcCCGGTCATGTCTGACCCTGCTCCCCGTCTCTGGATGTGAATGTGACCCACGTTATGCGGTGACGGACTGTACCATGACCCAAACGGAATACAAATACAGCCTGCTCAGTTCATCTTCCGAGGACTATCGCAGGAGACCCCTCCTCCTGCAGGTGGACCATTCTCCCATGAGCCTCTTTGCCGTGCTGGAGGTGAAACGTGGTCCGACATTATGGCAGCGTTCGGGGACTCCGACCTGTCTCAGACGGGTCAAAATCTACGGGATGCTTCTCGGCCTGGTTCTGACCCTGTTCATCATGGCCTCCTACATCCTCACCGGAGACCGGAGGAGTCTACTCCTCACCCCCTCTCCCTATCAGTTTGAGCCTTCCGTCAACTTTGCTGCCTTACCTTTCAACCTGTCCTCGGCACGCGACTACGCCACCATCAAACAGGTGGTGCGCAACATTGCCTCCAAGCTGGAGTTCACCCCTCGGAAACTGCCGGACCTAAAGGCACTGGTCAGCAGTGAGCCACAC ctGTTTTCGGTGATCCCTCGAGAGTTTCTCCCCAACGTCAAAAACCCGTGCTGGTACGAGGAGTTCTCCGGCAATATAACCTCCAACCCTTACAGGACCAACTTGTACTTACACTACTCCAGGCACCTCCGCTCCATGTTTGAGTATCTCAGACACGCCTATCGGGAACACTTGTTACTCCGCGGGGGGAAATATTACCGTATGCGTTGCTTGCCCTACTTCTACATTATAGGACAGCCTAAGTGTGGCACCACAGACTTGTATGACAGACTCAGGCATCACCCAGAGATCCGATTCTCCACTTTCAAAGAGCCACACTGGTGGACAAGAAAGAGGTTCG GGATAATCCGCCCGAGTGAGGGCTTCCGTCATCGTTACCCCGTGGAAGACTACTTGGACCTCTTCGATCTGGCAGCATACCAGATTCAGGACCATCTTATGGCCAATGGCTCTGAGAATCCTCATCAACACAGCATCATCACAG gagagGCCAGTGCATCCACGCTGTGGGACAACAATGCCTGGGTCTATTTCTATGACAACGCCACAGAGATGGAGCCTCCTTTCCTAATTCAAGACTTTGTCCACGCCCTCCAGCCTCAGGCCCGCTTCATCGTCATCTTGAGGGACCCTGTGGAGAG GCTGTACTCCGACTATCTCTACTTCAGCGCTGCCAACAAATCAGTGGAGGATTTCCATGAAAAGGTGTCAGAGTCTCTGCAGCTGCTGGAGGGCTGTCTGCAGGAATACTCACTTCGCTCCTGTGTCTATAACACCACCCTCAACAACGCCATGCCT GTGCGCTTGCAGGTGGGGCTGTATATAGTGTACATATTGGATTGGTTGTCAGTTTTTCCTCGTGATCAGATACTCATTCTGAGGCTGGAGGACCACGCATCAAATCGAGAGATCACCATGCGCAAAATCTTTGACTTCCTCACTTTGG CACCTCTAACCACTCAGCAGGAGGCGAAGATAACCAAAAGTCCAGCTTCCAACACGCGGAGGTTGTCAGACAGAAATTTGGGTCCTATGTTACCTATCACTAAGAACATTCTGAGAGACTTTTACTCCCCTTTCAACCAGAAACTGGCCAAAGTGCTGAGAAATGATTCTTTTCTGTGGCTGGATCATTCCAAATCCAGTTAa